The following are from one region of the Natrinema sp. HArc-T2 genome:
- a CDS encoding nuclear transport factor 2 family protein translates to MDTESDGTDTAPDDGRALVRRYYDALDEHDYDALEELLSPAFLQRRPDRTFEDRETFVAFMREKRPNPDTSHDLASIVVGDDRVAVRGRVIDDGTTLFEFADFFELESGQIDRLETYSR, encoded by the coding sequence ATGGATACGGAGTCGGACGGGACGGATACCGCGCCAGACGACGGTCGCGCTCTCGTCCGTCGGTATTACGACGCGCTCGACGAGCACGACTACGACGCGCTCGAGGAGTTGCTCTCGCCCGCGTTCTTACAGCGCCGTCCCGACCGTACGTTCGAGGACCGCGAGACGTTCGTCGCCTTCATGCGCGAGAAGCGACCGAACCCGGACACCAGCCACGACCTCGCGTCGATCGTCGTCGGTGACGACCGCGTCGCAGTACGCGGTCGCGTAATCGATGACGGGACGACGCTGTTCGAGTTCGCGGACTTCTTCGAACTCGAGAGCGGACAGATTGATCGGCTCGAGACCTACTCGCGATGA
- a CDS encoding rhodanese-like domain-containing protein: MVTTISPDRLAELQDEDAEYVLVDTRPEDSYEAWHVSGAVNVPFGPEEELDGKLEDLRDVVGDTDRVIAICAKGISSSNLATRLESATDEFDVMAVDGGMKGWSGVYDRAEIDVDEGMAIIQLQRRAKGCLGYLVGCAETGEAVVVDPTDDTDEYEAAAEEANLSITGVIDTHVHADHISGGHQLADDLGVPYYLGEHASERDVEREYTPLEHNEVLSVGERELKALHTPGHTSEMISLLVDDAALLTADTLHVDSTGRTELEFSEDEGERGARMLYETLRRTILSEPEGLVVLPGHVTVTADGEFEHGTPGEPIQTTIRDARTGIDLLGLDEDAFVDHMADAGEKPSNYEEIIEFNRGVTEIPPEDRVELELGPNNCSA, translated from the coding sequence ATGGTTACCACAATTTCGCCCGACCGGCTCGCGGAACTTCAGGACGAGGACGCGGAGTACGTCCTCGTCGATACTCGCCCGGAAGACAGCTACGAAGCCTGGCACGTCTCGGGTGCGGTCAATGTCCCGTTCGGTCCCGAGGAGGAACTCGACGGCAAACTCGAGGACCTGCGAGACGTCGTCGGTGACACCGACCGCGTGATCGCTATCTGTGCGAAGGGGATCTCCTCGAGCAATCTGGCGACGCGGCTGGAGTCGGCGACCGACGAGTTCGACGTCATGGCTGTCGACGGCGGTATGAAGGGGTGGAGTGGCGTCTACGATCGTGCCGAGATCGACGTCGACGAGGGGATGGCGATCATCCAGCTTCAGCGGCGCGCGAAGGGCTGTCTGGGCTATCTCGTCGGCTGTGCAGAGACGGGCGAGGCCGTCGTCGTCGATCCGACCGACGACACCGACGAGTACGAAGCCGCCGCCGAGGAGGCTAATCTCTCGATTACGGGCGTGATCGATACGCACGTTCACGCCGACCACATCTCCGGCGGTCACCAGTTGGCCGACGACCTCGGAGTTCCCTACTACCTCGGCGAACACGCTAGCGAGCGCGACGTCGAACGCGAGTATACCCCGCTCGAGCATAACGAGGTGCTCTCCGTTGGCGAGCGCGAGCTCAAAGCCCTCCATACGCCGGGCCACACAAGCGAGATGATCTCCCTGCTGGTCGACGATGCGGCACTGCTGACCGCCGACACGCTCCATGTCGACTCGACGGGGCGAACGGAGCTCGAATTCAGCGAAGACGAAGGCGAGAGAGGAGCCAGGATGCTCTATGAGACCCTCCGCCGGACGATTCTGTCCGAACCCGAGGGTCTCGTCGTCCTCCCGGGACACGTGACGGTCACCGCGGACGGTGAGTTCGAACACGGCACACCCGGTGAGCCGATTCAGACGACGATCCGCGACGCGCGGACAGGCATCGACCTGCTCGGACTCGACGAAGACGCGTTCGTCGATCACATGGCCGACGCCGGTGAGAAGCCGTCGAACTACGAGGAGATCATCGAGTTCAACCGCGGTGTCACCGAGATTCCGCCGGAAGACCGGGTCGAACTCGAGTTGGGGCCGAACAACTGTTCGGCCTGA